From the genome of Triticum aestivum cultivar Chinese Spring chromosome 3B, IWGSC CS RefSeq v2.1, whole genome shotgun sequence, one region includes:
- the LOC123066127 gene encoding peroxidase 2-like has protein sequence MAMAVSSCFPLAARCSLLLTAALVLAMSHGVHGHAGAGAGLSSSFYDDSCPSARDIVRRVIQNARVADARIPASLIRLHFHDCFVQGCDGSLLLDNDLPAIMTEKEVPANDRSARGFDVVDNIKHALENACPGIVSCADILALASEISVELAGGPSWSVPLGRRDGTTTNIESANNLPSPFDSLETLQEKFRNLGLDDTDLVALQGAHTFGRAQCQFTQQNCSAGQDEETLVNLDTVTPNIFDNKYYGNLLRGRAPLPSDQVMLSDPVAAATTAPIIHRFSGSQKDFFKNFAASMVKMGNISPLTGRAGEIRNNCRRVNNKLY, from the coding sequence ATGGCCATGGCCGTTTCCTCTTGTTTCCCGTTGGCTGCTCGCTGTAGCCTCTTGCTCACCGCAGCGCTGGTCCTTGCGATGAGCCATGGAGTCCATGGTCATGCCGGTGCCGGTGCTGGTTTGAGCTCGTCCTTTTACGACGACTCGTGCCCGAGTGCGCGTGATATTGTCCGGCGCGTCATCCAGAATGCCCGCGTCGCCGACGCACGCATCCCAGCCAGCCTCATCCGCCTCCACTTCCACGACTGCTTTGTTCAGGGCTGTGATGGCTCACTTTTGCTGGACAACGACCTCCCGGCAATCATGACCGAGAAGGAGGTCCCTGCCAACGATAGGTCAGCACGAGGGTTCGATGTGGTCGACAACATCAAGCATGCGCTAGAGAATGCATGCCCTGGCATCGTGTCCTGTGCCGACATCCTCGCCCTCGCCTCCGAGATCTCCGTCGAGCTGGCCGGAGGGCCTAGTTGGAGTGTGCCGTTGGGCCGCCGTGATGGCACGACCACCAATATCGAGAGCGCCAACAATCTCCCAAGCCCCTTCGACTCTCTGGAGACGCTCCAGGAAAAGTTCAGAAACTTGGGCCTCGACGACACTGACCTTGTCGCCCTCCAAGGAGCGCACACCTTTGGGCGGGCGCAATGCCAATTCACACAGCAGAACTGCAGTGCTGGGCAGGACGAGGAGACGCTGGTGAACCTTGACACAGTCACCCCTAACATCTTCGACAACAAGTACTATGGCAACCTCTTGCGCGGCCGCGCCCCTCTTCCTTCAGATCAGGTAATGTTGTCCGATCCTGTTGCTGCTGCGACCACCGCGCCCATCATTCACAGGTTCTCTGGTAGTCAAAAGGACTTCTTCAAGAACTTTGCGGCCTCGATGGTCAAAATGGGGAACATAAGTCCATTGACGGGAAGGGCTGGGGAGATTAGGAACAACTGTCGGAGGGTGAACAACAAACTATATTGA